The following nucleotide sequence is from Longimicrobium sp..
CCGCCAATCATGCTGCTGATCGGCGCCGTGTTCGTGCAGGGGCGCATCCGGCGGATGCGCAGCCAGGGATCCACGCTCTCAGTCGCCGGCGCCCCGCCGATGTCGGACGACGAGCGGGCCCAGCTGAACGCCGCGCTGCGCGAGTTCGAGCGAGAGGACGACGAGCCGTGACGCTGCTGATCCTCTCGCTTCTCCTGGCTCTGCTGGCGGCGGGCTACGTCGTGCGTCCCATGATCGGCGGGCGCGACGCCCTGCTGGTGGACCTGGCGCCCGGCGCGGTGATGGACGCCGAAGCCCGCCGCCGCGTGGCGCTGGCCTCGCTCAAGGAATTGGAGTACGACTATCTGGGCGGCAAGCTCGACACGGCCGATTACCAGGCGCAGAAGCAGCGGATGTCGCTGGAGGCGCTGGCCGCCCTGCGCGCCGCCGAGGCCGCGCGCAGCGACGCGGGGATGGACGGCGGCAGCGAGGACGCGACCGTCGCGCGCACGGCGATCGACCGGCACGCCTGCGGGTTCGTGAACCCGGCGGGGAGCCGCTTCTGCGCGGGGTGCGGGGTCCGGCTGGCTTGAGCCACCCGGCGGAAGGCGCGGGCGCGGCCGTCGAAGCGCGCGGACTGGAAAAATGGTACGGGGCCCTGCCCGCCGTGCGCGGCGTGGACCTGTCCATCACCCCCGGCACCTTTCTGACCATCTTCGGCCCCAACGGCGCCGGCAAGAGCACGCTCCTGCGCATGCTCTGCGGCGCCGTTCGTCCAACGCGCGGCTCCGTGTTCATCGGCGGCGAAGAGATCCGCAAGGCCGAGGACGAGGGGTGGCGGCGGCGCATCGGGCTGCTTTCGCACCAGGCGTTCCTGTACCCCGGGCTGAGCGCGGCCGAGAACCTGGACTTCTTCGCGCGGCTGTACGGCGTGGCGGACCGGGCGGGGCGTATCGAGGCCGGGCTGCGCGACGTGGGGCTGTGGGAGCGCCGGGACGACCGGGTGCGGACGTTCTCGCGCGGCATGCAGCAACGCCTGGCCCTCGCCCGCACGCTGCTTCACGACCCCGATGTCGTCTTTCTGGATGAGCCCTACACGGGGCTGGACCCGCACGCGTCGGCCATGCTGCGCGAGGTGCTGGATCGGCTGAAGGATGGGCGGCGCACGGTGGTGCTGGTGACGCACAACCTGTCGCAGGGGCTGGAGCAGGCGGACCGGGTGGCCGTGCAGGTGGGCGGCCGCTGGGTGTCGGACGAGCCGGCTGGTGACATCGATCCCGCCACCTGGGAGCGGGTGTACACCGGGCGGGTGGCGGCCGCCGCCTGACGATGGCCCGATATCTCGCCCAGGCTTGGGCGGTCGCCCGCAAGGACCTGCTGCTGGAGGCGCGCTCCCGCGAGCGGTTCGTGGCGATGGCCACGTTTGCCGTCCTGGTGGCGGTGGTGTTCAGCTTTGCGCTGGACCCGGGGGTGCGGGCGTCGACCATCGCGGGCGCCATGCTGTGGGTGACGGTGCTCTTCGCGGGAACGCTGGGGCTGGGGCGGGCCTTCGCGCTGGAGCGCGAGGCGGATGCGCTGACAGGGGTGCTGGTGTCGCCCATCCCCCGGGGCGCGTTCTACCTGGGGAAGCTCGCGGCGAACCTGGCCATCGTCCTCTGCGTGGAGCTGGTGATCTTTCCCGTGTACGCGCTCTTCTTCGGGCTGCGGTACGCCGGGGCGCTGGGGGGATTGGCGATCGTGGTGCTCCTGGCGACGATCGGCTTCATGGCGCTGGGGACGCTGTTCGCGGCGATGGCGGCGCACTCGCGGCTGGGGGAAACGCTGATCCCCATCCTGCTGCTGCCGCTGCTGATTCCCGTGGTGATCTTTGCGGCCAGCGCCACGCAGCGCCTGCTGATCGGGCGGCCGTTTTCCGAGATCGAGAGCAGCGTGCGGATGCTGCTGGCCTTCGACCTCATCTTTCTGTTCGTGTGCACGGCCGCGTTCGGCGCCGTGATGGAGGAATAGACCAACGATGAACGCGCAGGTCGACGAGAACGCGTCGCTCGCGGGAACCCGCCGCTGGTCGGTGGGGCTGGGGTTCCTGGCCGCCGCGGCGCTGGTCCTGGGGTTCTGGATGATCTTCTTCTACGCGCCCACCGAGCGCGAGATGGGGATCGTGCAGCGCATCTTCTACGTGCACCTGCCGTCGGCGCTGATGGCGTACCTGGCCTTCGGCATCGTGGCGCTGTGCTCGCTGGGCTACCTGTGGCTGCGCGACGAGCGGCTGGACGCGATCGCCGTCTGCGCGGCGGAGCTGGGGGTGATCTTCACCAGCATCGTGCTGACGACGGGGCCGCTGTGGGGCAAGATCGCGTGGGGCGCCTGGTGGGTGTGGGACGCGCGCCTTTCGTTCACGCTGCTGCTGTGGTTCATCTACGTGGGATACTTCGTCCTGCGCGGGGCCACGGAAGATCCCGAGCGGGGGAAGCGTTTCGCGGCGGTGCTGGGCATCGTCGGCGCGGTGGACATTCCGCTGATCCACATGAGCGTGCAGTGGTTCCGCAGCCAGCATCCCAAGCCCGTGGTGCTGAAGCCCGAGGGCCCCACCGCCGCGCCCGAGATGGTGCAGACGCTGCTGGTGAACATGCTCGCGTTTACGTTGCTCTTCTTTTCGCTGCTCCTTGCGCGCTACGTGGTGGAGCGGCTGAGCCGCCGCATCGACGCCGCCCGGGTGGCCGCCCAGCTGCGGCCCGCCGCCTGACCCGAATGGACCGCCAAACCGCCATGCGCCGCATCCGCATCGTTCTCATCGCGCTCCTGACCCTGCTCGCCGCGCCGTCTATCTCGTCGGCGCAGGCGGACACGGGCGCCGCAACCACGACGTACCAGCCTGCCCCGGCCGGCGCCGCGTCCGCGCTTCCCGCGCGCGAGGCCCCGCCGCGCAGCCTTCGTGCGTACTGGCACGTGTTCATCGCCTTCTCCATCGCGTGGGTGCTGCTGTTCGGCTACGTGGTGCTGATCGCCCGCCGCTCCCGCCGGCTCGAGGAGCAGTTGGACGGATTGTCGCGTCCGTAAACCGCAACGGCAGTTTCACGCGGAGGACGCAGAGAAGACGGAGAGGACGCAGAGGCGCTTGCACAGCCCTCTGCGTCCTCTCTTTTCTCTCTGCGACCTCTGCGTGATTGCTGTTGATATTGGCGGCCGGACTGCATTTTGCTGGTATCTGCATGCTTCCGCGCGCGACACGCGACACCCGACCCCGACGGCGATGCAAGGATTCGAGGGGCTGCTGGCCGGACACCAGCTGGCCGGCCGCTACCACATCGAGAAGGTGATTGGACGCGGCGGGTTCGCGGCCGTCTACAGCGCCACCGACGAGCGCCTGGGCCGGACCGTCGCCGTCAAGGTGATGACGCTCACCCCGTCCAAGCCCGCGCTGCAGGAAGAGGTGAGGAAGCGCTTTCACCGCGAGGCCAAGGCCATCGCGCGCCTTCACCATCCCAACGTGGTGACGGTGTTCGACTTCGGCACCGATCCCGTGCTGGGGCTGGACTTCCTGGTGATGGAGCTGCTGCGGGGCGAGGACCTTTCTACCCGCCTGGCCCGCCCGGATCCCATCCCCCTCGACTTCGCCCTGCGCATTCTTCGCGACGCCACCCTTGGGGTGAACGAGGGGCACCAGGCGGGGCTGATCCACCGCGACGTGAAGCCCGGCAACGTCTTCCTGGTGCCGGGTGACCAGCCGGATTTCGTGCGGGTGTGCGTGCTGGACTTCGGCATCGCGCGGCTGGTGGGCGACGAGGCCACCCAGCTGACGCATTCCGGCGGCATCGCCCTGTCGCCCGCCTACGCCTCGCCCGAGCAGATTCGCGGGGAGCGCGATGTCACGCCCGCCTCCGACGTGTTCAGCCTGGGTGCCATCGGGTACGAGCTGCTGGCGCGCGAGCGGCCGTTCGCGGGCAATCGCCTGCTGCAGCCGGCGGGAGACGGCGAGCCGATCCCGCTGTGGGAGCGCGACCCCACCCTGCCCCGCCCCGTCGCGGAGGTCATCCACCGCGCGCTGGCCGCTGAGCCCGAGGACCGCTATCCCGACGCCGGCGCCATGGCCGAAGCGCTGGCGCAGGCGCTGAGCGAGCCGGAGACCCGCGGCGTCGTGGTTCCGCCCGCCCCGGTCGTAGCGCCGGATACGTCGTCCACGCTCGCCTCCCCTCCGCCGGAGGAGGTGCCCGCAGTCGCGTGGGTCGGGGACGCTGCCCCCGCGCCGGAGCCCGCCGTCGCGACGGAGGCGCCTCCGCCGCACCCCACGCCGCCCGTCGCACCTCCGGTCCCGCAGCCGACGCGCAAGCTGGAGCCGAAGCCGCGGCCCGCCGCGCCCACCCCTCCGCCGTCAGCGGCGAAGCCCGGCGCGCGCCGATTCGCGCCTTTCGCCGCGCTGCTGCTCGTTCTGCTGATCGGCGGGGCCGTGTGGGCCTTCGGGCGGCGGTCCGGCGACGGGCCGGCTCCGGCGCCGCCGACCGCGTCGCGCCCGGACTCTCCCGCCACTCCGGCGGCCACGCAAGGCGACGGACAGCTGCCTGCCGCTGACGACCCCGCCGCGCGCGACACCATGCTCGGCGGGATCCCGGGCGAGGCGGTGGCCCCACCGCCGGCCAGCGCGTCCGATCCTACGCAGGTGGCGGCGAGCGTCTCCGATCGCCCGGAGCCGCCCCCGCCGACGGTGGCGGAACGGCCCGAGGCGCCCGCCAAGGACGCCGCGGCGCGTCGCCTGAACCGCGAGGGCGAGGGGGCGTTCGAGCGGGGCGAAGTGAGCGACGCGGTGCAGCGGCTGCGGGCGGCGGTGCAGCGCGAGCCCGGCAACGTGCTGTTCCGCAACAACCTGGGATGGGCGCTGTTCGAGGCGGGGCAGCTGGACGAGGCGCGGCGCGAGCTGGAGCAGGTGATCCGCATGAACCCGCGCCGCGACATCGCCTACGCCAACCTGGGCGAGGTGAAGTGGAGGCAGGGTGACCGCGCGGGCGCCATCGCCGCCTACGAGCGGTTCCTGGAGCTGAACTCCGACCCTCGGCGGGAGCGGATCGCGCGGGAAAAGCTGCGCCGCATGCGCCAGGGCTGACGCGGCACCGGCGGATCGACGCTCCCGATGTCTACCGGAGCAGGCTCCGCAGGTACGCGGTGCGGTCGCGCACGGCGCGGATTTGCGAGGGGAGCACCTTTACGCGCGAGTGGTTGGCCCACGGGCGCGAGTAGTACGCGGTCAGGGTCGCGTCGTACCGGGCCAGCCAGGCCCGCTGCTCCGCGCGCAGCGGCTCGCGCCGCTCATCGGGAAGCGAGCTGATCACCTGCTGGTATGTCCGGTTGAGCTCCGCGTCGGCGGCGGCGTAGTCCCGCACCAGGCAATCCAGGATCTCCGCGCGCGGGAGCATCCAGAAGTCCTGGCACCAGTGCTTCACGTCTTCGTGAAACTCCTGCGCGTGGAGCCCGCGAACGGGCACGCCAAGCAGCGATAACGAGAACAGGGCGACGACGGGGAGCTTGCGGGTCACGGTCTTCTCCGGGCAGGTGATGCCGCGCTGCACGAGCACGCCCCGTGCCCGGAAAAGGTGAAGGGCCCCGCCCGGAGGCAGGACCCTTCGCGGGCCAGGCGGGATTCGAACCCGCGTTCGCGTACCCCGGTAATGCCGGCGTAAAGCCGAGCACGAGGCAGAGGCCGCTCTCCACTCCTGAAGCTGACTGGCCGTGGGAGCAAAGTAGCGCGCACACGCGCGTTTAGCAAGCATCGTCGTGAACTGGCACTCTCTTTACGGAGGTTTTTGCATGAACGATCGCCTGGCTCTGACGGCGTGCCTGCTCCTGTCGTGCGGATGCGTGCCCGCCGGCGGGCCGAGCCCGGACGTCGGCTCCGAGCCCGTGCTGGTGGCGCCCGGCGTGGTCTCCACCTCGCGCCAGGAGAACTTTCCGGCGATCGATCCGGTGGACGGCTCGCTATGGTTCTCGGTGTACGACGGTGAGGCGTTCAACCGGCAGACGCTGGTGCGGGCGCCGCGCCAGGGGAGCAGCTGGGGTGCGCCGGTACCGGTGATCTTTCCCGTTGACGACCAATGGGGTGCGCGCGCCCCTCGCTTCTCGGCAGACGGGCGCACGCTGTTCTTCACCTCCAACCGTCCGCGCACGGCCGGGGACACACGCACCGACATGAACATCTGGACGGCGGAGCGTACGGCCAGCGGATGGTCGGTCCCCGTCGTCCTTCCCGCC
It contains:
- a CDS encoding zinc ribbon domain-containing protein; its protein translation is MTLLILSLLLALLAAGYVVRPMIGGRDALLVDLAPGAVMDAEARRRVALASLKELEYDYLGGKLDTADYQAQKQRMSLEALAALRAAEAARSDAGMDGGSEDATVARTAIDRHACGFVNPAGSRFCAGCGVRLA
- a CDS encoding ABC transporter ATP-binding protein, with the protein product MSHPAEGAGAAVEARGLEKWYGALPAVRGVDLSITPGTFLTIFGPNGAGKSTLLRMLCGAVRPTRGSVFIGGEEIRKAEDEGWRRRIGLLSHQAFLYPGLSAAENLDFFARLYGVADRAGRIEAGLRDVGLWERRDDRVRTFSRGMQQRLALARTLLHDPDVVFLDEPYTGLDPHASAMLREVLDRLKDGRRTVVLVTHNLSQGLEQADRVAVQVGGRWVSDEPAGDIDPATWERVYTGRVAAAA
- the ccsA gene encoding cytochrome c biogenesis protein CcsA, coding for MNAQVDENASLAGTRRWSVGLGFLAAAALVLGFWMIFFYAPTEREMGIVQRIFYVHLPSALMAYLAFGIVALCSLGYLWLRDERLDAIAVCAAELGVIFTSIVLTTGPLWGKIAWGAWWVWDARLSFTLLLWFIYVGYFVLRGATEDPERGKRFAAVLGIVGAVDIPLIHMSVQWFRSQHPKPVVLKPEGPTAAPEMVQTLLVNMLAFTLLFFSLLLARYVVERLSRRIDAARVAAQLRPAA
- a CDS encoding CcmD family protein, whose product is MDRQTAMRRIRIVLIALLTLLAAPSISSAQADTGAATTTYQPAPAGAASALPAREAPPRSLRAYWHVFIAFSIAWVLLFGYVVLIARRSRRLEEQLDGLSRP
- a CDS encoding protein kinase domain-containing protein: MQGFEGLLAGHQLAGRYHIEKVIGRGGFAAVYSATDERLGRTVAVKVMTLTPSKPALQEEVRKRFHREAKAIARLHHPNVVTVFDFGTDPVLGLDFLVMELLRGEDLSTRLARPDPIPLDFALRILRDATLGVNEGHQAGLIHRDVKPGNVFLVPGDQPDFVRVCVLDFGIARLVGDEATQLTHSGGIALSPAYASPEQIRGERDVTPASDVFSLGAIGYELLARERPFAGNRLLQPAGDGEPIPLWERDPTLPRPVAEVIHRALAAEPEDRYPDAGAMAEALAQALSEPETRGVVVPPAPVVAPDTSSTLASPPPEEVPAVAWVGDAAPAPEPAVATEAPPPHPTPPVAPPVPQPTRKLEPKPRPAAPTPPPSAAKPGARRFAPFAALLLVLLIGGAVWAFGRRSGDGPAPAPPTASRPDSPATPAATQGDGQLPAADDPAARDTMLGGIPGEAVAPPPASASDPTQVAASVSDRPEPPPPTVAERPEAPAKDAAARRLNREGEGAFERGEVSDAVQRLRAAVQREPGNVLFRNNLGWALFEAGQLDEARRELEQVIRMNPRRDIAYANLGEVKWRQGDRAGAIAAYERFLELNSDPRRERIAREKLRRMRQG
- a CDS encoding heme exporter protein CcmB; the encoded protein is MARYLAQAWAVARKDLLLEARSRERFVAMATFAVLVAVVFSFALDPGVRASTIAGAMLWVTVLFAGTLGLGRAFALEREADALTGVLVSPIPRGAFYLGKLAANLAIVLCVELVIFPVYALFFGLRYAGALGGLAIVVLLATIGFMALGTLFAAMAAHSRLGETLIPILLLPLLIPVVIFAASATQRLLIGRPFSEIESSVRMLLAFDLIFLFVCTAAFGAVMEE
- a CDS encoding lysozyme inhibitor LprI family protein, which produces MTRKLPVVALFSLSLLGVPVRGLHAQEFHEDVKHWCQDFWMLPRAEILDCLVRDYAAADAELNRTYQQVISSLPDERREPLRAEQRAWLARYDATLTAYYSRPWANHSRVKVLPSQIRAVRDRTAYLRSLLR